Proteins found in one Allorhizobium pseudoryzae genomic segment:
- the ggt gene encoding gamma-glutamyltransferase — MRHTFLLATFTAVLMQTTAGFAQQASDTVAPEKATAITSAKRVEAKSFMVAAANPLAAEAGRAIIDKGGSAIDALVAVQTVLGLVEPQSSGLGGGAFLVYYDAASKSLTTFDGRETAPMAATPKLFLDDKGQPLKFMEAVVGGRSVGTPGTVRLMEDVHKRFGKLPWADLFAPAEKLAQGGFAVSPRLATLVAGEGDKLKRYAGPRSYFFGPDGAPLKAGTVLKNPDYAKTLAAIAKGGANAFYTGPIAEAIVKTVREAEGNPGVLSLADLANYRTKERQPVCVTYRALDVCGMGPPSSGAVAIGQMLGMLENFDLKGYEPDNVQSWRLIGDAQRLAFADRERYLGDTDFVPSPIKGLVSKDYLGQRAKLLDTDRALPADQVKAGEPTWDHALLFGRGAAIELPSTSHFVIVDKDGNVVSMTTTIENGFGSRLMTGGFLLNNELTDFSFKTHDKGVPVANRVEPGKRPRSSMSPTIVMKDGQPLLAIGSPGGSQIIGYVAQALIAYIDWGMPVEQIVAQPHLINRFGKYDLEAGTAAEKFADPLNALGFDVNLAEMNSGLHAIEITPAGLAGSADPRREGVAVGE, encoded by the coding sequence ATGCGGCACACCTTCCTCCTTGCGACCTTCACAGCAGTCCTGATGCAGACGACGGCGGGCTTCGCGCAGCAGGCCTCCGATACGGTGGCGCCCGAAAAGGCAACCGCCATCACCTCGGCGAAACGGGTCGAGGCGAAATCCTTCATGGTGGCGGCCGCCAATCCGCTCGCGGCGGAGGCCGGTCGCGCCATCATTGACAAGGGTGGCAGCGCGATCGACGCTCTGGTGGCGGTGCAGACGGTGCTGGGACTCGTCGAACCGCAGAGCTCCGGCCTCGGCGGCGGTGCCTTCCTTGTCTATTACGATGCGGCATCCAAGAGCTTGACCACCTTCGATGGGCGGGAGACCGCACCGATGGCCGCCACCCCGAAACTCTTCCTCGACGACAAGGGGCAGCCGCTGAAATTCATGGAGGCGGTCGTCGGCGGCCGTTCGGTCGGCACCCCCGGCACCGTGCGGCTGATGGAGGATGTGCACAAGCGCTTCGGCAAACTGCCATGGGCGGATCTCTTTGCGCCGGCCGAAAAACTGGCGCAGGGCGGATTTGCCGTCTCGCCCAGACTTGCCACGCTGGTGGCCGGCGAAGGCGACAAGCTGAAACGCTATGCGGGGCCGCGCTCCTATTTCTTCGGGCCGGACGGTGCGCCTTTGAAGGCCGGCACCGTCCTGAAGAACCCGGATTACGCCAAGACACTGGCTGCTATTGCCAAGGGCGGCGCGAATGCCTTCTACACCGGGCCGATTGCCGAGGCGATCGTCAAGACGGTGCGGGAGGCAGAAGGCAATCCGGGCGTTCTGTCGCTGGCGGATCTTGCCAATTACCGGACGAAGGAACGGCAACCGGTCTGCGTGACCTACCGGGCGCTCGATGTCTGCGGCATGGGGCCGCCCTCCTCCGGTGCCGTCGCCATCGGCCAGATGCTCGGCATGCTGGAGAACTTCGATCTCAAGGGCTACGAGCCGGACAACGTGCAGAGCTGGCGGCTGATCGGCGATGCGCAACGCCTCGCCTTTGCCGATCGCGAACGGTATCTCGGCGACACCGATTTCGTGCCCTCGCCGATCAAGGGGCTCGTCTCCAAGGATTATCTCGGCCAGCGCGCCAAGCTGCTGGATACGGACCGGGCGCTGCCGGCCGATCAGGTGAAGGCGGGTGAGCCGACCTGGGACCACGCGCTTCTCTTTGGCCGCGGCGCGGCTATCGAACTGCCCTCCACCAGCCATTTCGTGATCGTCGACAAGGACGGCAATGTCGTCTCCATGACGACGACGATCGAGAACGGCTTTGGCTCGCGGCTGATGACGGGCGGCTTCCTGCTCAACAACGAACTTACCGACTTCTCCTTCAAGACCCATGACAAGGGCGTGCCGGTGGCAAATCGCGTGGAGCCGGGCAAGCGGCCGCGCTCCTCCATGTCGCCCACCATCGTGATGAAGGACGGCCAACCGCTACTTGCCATCGGTTCGCCGGGCGGCAGCCAGATCATCGGTTATGTGGCGCAGGCGCTGATTGCCTATATCGACTGGGGCATGCCGGTGGAGCAGATCGTCGCACAGCCGCATCTGATCAACCGCTTCGGCAAGTATGACCTGGAAGCCGGCACCGCGGCGGAAAAGTTTGCCGATCCCTTGAATGCGTTGGGCTTTGACGTGAACCTTGCCGAGATGAATTCCGGCCTGCACGCGATCGAGATCACACCCGCCGGCCTTGCGGGAAGCGCCGACCCGCGGCGCGAAGGTGTGGCTGTCGGCGAATAA
- a CDS encoding cytochrome P450, whose product MTQMPDFLHIDAATRTVSLDARNPAFYGDPNRAYAALHARCPTFYWQEQKQWFFCGYDHVNALLRDRRFGRQILHIASRKELGLAEPAAHTAHFDLAERHSLLEIEPPEHTRLRTLVNRAFVSRHVEKMSGEIETLANSLIDRFEADGQTELLSSFADIIPVTMIARMIGIPEAMGPQLLKWSHDYVGMYMFKRSRADEDAADRSAKEFADYVKTVIAERRANPRDDLLSHMIHTEHKGQLLTEDELVSTTIVLLNAGHEATVHQIGNSVRVILDSGLDPQAMFADAAATERTVEETLRICAPVHIFQRWALEDVEVDGVSFKRGDKVSLILAAANLDPKKFSDPLRFQPERNEGANLSFGAGIHFCIGAPLARLELNIVLPLLFKRLPGLRLAEKPAVKDVYHFHGLERLDLAW is encoded by the coding sequence ATGACACAGATGCCCGATTTCCTCCACATCGACGCCGCCACCCGCACGGTCTCGCTCGACGCCCGCAATCCCGCCTTCTACGGCGACCCGAACCGCGCTTATGCGGCGCTGCATGCGCGGTGTCCGACGTTTTACTGGCAGGAGCAGAAGCAGTGGTTCTTCTGCGGTTATGACCACGTGAACGCGCTTTTGCGCGACCGCCGTTTTGGCCGCCAGATCCTGCATATTGCGAGCCGCAAGGAGTTGGGCTTGGCCGAACCTGCCGCCCACACGGCGCATTTCGACCTCGCCGAACGCCATTCGCTGCTGGAGATCGAACCGCCGGAGCACACCCGCCTGCGCACGCTCGTCAACCGCGCCTTCGTCTCACGGCATGTGGAAAAGATGAGCGGCGAGATCGAGACGCTCGCCAACAGTCTGATCGATCGGTTCGAGGCCGACGGCCAGACCGAACTGCTCTCCTCCTTCGCCGACATCATTCCGGTCACGATGATCGCCCGGATGATCGGCATTCCGGAGGCGATGGGGCCGCAGCTTCTCAAATGGAGCCATGATTACGTCGGCATGTATATGTTCAAGCGCTCCCGCGCCGACGAGGACGCCGCCGACCGTTCCGCAAAGGAATTCGCCGATTACGTCAAGACGGTGATTGCCGAGCGCCGCGCCAACCCGCGCGACGACCTTTTGAGCCACATGATCCACACCGAACACAAGGGCCAGCTGCTGACCGAGGACGAGCTGGTTTCGACCACCATCGTACTCCTGAATGCCGGGCATGAGGCGACCGTGCACCAGATCGGCAATTCGGTCAGGGTCATCCTCGACAGCGGCCTTGATCCGCAGGCGATGTTTGCCGATGCCGCTGCCACAGAGCGAACGGTGGAAGAGACGCTGCGCATCTGTGCGCCGGTGCACATTTTCCAGCGCTGGGCCCTGGAAGATGTCGAGGTGGATGGCGTTTCCTTCAAGCGCGGCGACAAGGTGAGCCTCATCCTCGCCGCCGCCAATCTCGACCCGAAGAAGTTTTCCGATCCGCTGCGCTTCCAGCCGGAGCGGAACGAGGGCGCCAACCTCTCCTTCGGCGCCGGCATCCATTTCTGCATCGGCGCGCCGCTGGCACGGCTCGAGCTCAACATCGTGCTACCGCTGCTGTTCAAGCGTCTGCCAGGGCTGCGGCTGGCGGAAAAGCCGGCTGTGAAGGACGTCTATCATTTCCACGGGCTGGAGCGGCTGGATCTTGCTTGGTGA
- a CDS encoding type II toxin-antitoxin system VapC family toxin has translation MKYLLDTHTLLWWLSDSPQLSPAAVRLMEDGDNEIFVSAASAWEVTTKWVRGKLPSAAVLLPDFAAVVHEEGFLELPVTSAHMVRSCLLPGVHRDPFDRIIAAQAIQEGMGLISTDDKIAEFGVVLHW, from the coding sequence ATGAAGTATCTGCTGGATACGCACACGCTGCTCTGGTGGCTGTCCGATAGCCCGCAATTGTCGCCGGCCGCCGTCAGGCTGATGGAAGACGGGGACAATGAGATTTTTGTCAGTGCCGCCTCCGCTTGGGAGGTCACGACCAAATGGGTGCGAGGCAAGTTGCCGTCTGCCGCGGTCCTGCTTCCCGACTTCGCTGCGGTGGTGCATGAAGAAGGTTTCCTGGAACTTCCGGTGACGAGCGCCCACATGGTGCGCAGTTGCCTGTTGCCGGGCGTCCATCGTGACCCCTTCGACCGAATTATTGCGGCACAGGCGATCCAGGAGGGAATGGGCTTGATCTCGACCGATGACAAGATTGCCGAATTTGGCGTCGTTCTGCACTGGTAG
- a CDS encoding type II toxin-antitoxin system Phd/YefM family antitoxin: MSIAEAKEKFDELITLVRAGETVVLTEDNRNIVELKAAPAPMKPVDIEALQRDLAELRASMKGFTLDELAEFRREGQKG; this comes from the coding sequence GTGTCGATTGCCGAAGCAAAGGAAAAGTTTGACGAGTTGATTACGCTCGTGCGTGCCGGCGAGACCGTTGTTCTGACCGAAGACAACCGGAATATCGTCGAGCTGAAAGCCGCGCCGGCACCGATGAAGCCTGTGGATATCGAAGCACTTCAGCGGGACCTGGCGGAGCTGCGTGCCTCGATGAAGGGCTTTACCCTCGACGAGCTGGCGGAATTCCGCCGTGAGGGCCAAAAAGGCTGA
- a CDS encoding cupin domain-containing protein translates to MSRFLSFDLSAITPEEGAPAPDRLISGDPRFTTWNIEEADGGLYAGIWQSTPGKWRISYDEWEYFHILDGYSIVTEEGGEPVHLKAGDRLILRPGFKGTWEVIETTRKDYVIRL, encoded by the coding sequence ATGTCGCGTTTTCTGTCGTTCGACCTGTCTGCCATCACCCCGGAAGAGGGGGCGCCGGCACCGGACCGTCTGATCTCCGGCGATCCGCGCTTCACCACCTGGAATATCGAGGAGGCAGACGGCGGGCTTTATGCCGGCATCTGGCAATCGACACCGGGCAAGTGGCGGATCTCCTATGACGAGTGGGAGTATTTCCATATCCTCGACGGCTATTCGATCGTCACGGAAGAGGGCGGCGAGCCGGTTCATTTGAAGGCAGGCGACCGCCTGATCTTGCGACCGGGCTTCAAAGGAACCTGGGAAGTGATTGAAACGACTCGCAAGGATTACGTGATCCGGCTTTAG
- a CDS encoding O-acetylhomoserine aminocarboxypropyltransferase — MTDAMPGFSTLAIHAGAKPDPATGARATPIYQTTSFVFENADHAAALFGLQQFGNIYTRIMNPTQAVLEEKVAALEGGTAALAVASGHAAQMLVFHTIMQPGCNFIAAKRLYGGSINQFGHAFKNFGWEVRWADPADPDSFASQVDENTRGVFIESLANPGGTFVDIAAIAEVAQAHGLPLIVDNTMASPYLVRPLEHGADIVVHSLTKFLGGHGNSMGGIIVDGGTFDWSASGKYPMLSEPRPEYAGVVLHQTFGNFAFAIACRVLGLRDLGPAISPFNAFMILTGIETLSLRMQRHCDNAAAVAAWLKAHDKVSWVHYAGLEDHPNHALQQHYAPSGAGAVFTFGLKGGYEAGKNFVEGLKLFSHLANIGDTRSLVIHPASTTHRQLTPEQQVAAGAGPDVVRLSIGIEDVADIIADLEQSLAKV; from the coding sequence ATGACCGATGCAATGCCAGGCTTTTCGACGCTCGCCATCCATGCCGGTGCCAAGCCGGACCCGGCGACCGGCGCCCGTGCAACACCCATCTACCAGACGACGTCCTTCGTGTTCGAGAATGCCGATCATGCGGCGGCTCTCTTCGGTCTGCAGCAGTTCGGCAATATCTACACCCGCATCATGAACCCCACCCAGGCGGTGCTGGAAGAAAAGGTCGCTGCGCTCGAAGGCGGCACCGCGGCCCTTGCGGTTGCCTCCGGCCATGCGGCGCAGATGCTGGTCTTCCACACGATCATGCAGCCGGGTTGCAATTTCATCGCGGCGAAGCGGCTCTATGGCGGCTCGATCAACCAGTTCGGCCATGCCTTCAAGAATTTCGGCTGGGAGGTACGCTGGGCCGATCCGGCCGATCCCGATAGTTTTGCGTCGCAGGTGGATGAAAATACCCGTGGCGTCTTCATCGAAAGCCTTGCCAACCCAGGCGGCACCTTCGTCGATATCGCCGCGATTGCCGAGGTTGCGCAGGCGCATGGCCTGCCGCTCATCGTCGACAACACCATGGCAAGCCCCTACCTGGTGCGCCCGCTGGAGCATGGCGCCGATATCGTCGTCCACTCGCTGACGAAATTCCTCGGTGGCCACGGCAATTCCATGGGCGGCATCATCGTCGATGGCGGCACCTTCGACTGGTCTGCCTCCGGCAAATACCCGATGCTGTCGGAACCGCGCCCGGAATATGCGGGCGTCGTGCTGCACCAGACGTTTGGCAACTTCGCCTTTGCCATTGCCTGCCGCGTGCTCGGCCTTCGCGATCTCGGCCCCGCCATCTCGCCCTTCAACGCCTTCATGATCCTGACCGGCATCGAGACACTGTCCTTGCGCATGCAGCGGCATTGCGACAATGCCGCGGCCGTCGCCGCCTGGCTGAAGGCGCATGACAAGGTGTCGTGGGTGCACTACGCCGGCCTGGAAGACCATCCGAACCACGCGCTGCAGCAGCATTATGCGCCGTCCGGCGCCGGTGCCGTCTTCACCTTCGGGCTGAAGGGCGGCTACGAGGCCGGCAAGAATTTCGTCGAGGGTCTGAAACTCTTCTCGCACCTGGCCAATATCGGTGACACACGCTCGCTGGTCATCCATCCCGCCTCCACCACGCACCGGCAGTTGACGCCGGAACAGCAGGTGGCCGCCGGTGCCGGGCCGGATGTCGTGCGCCTGTCGATCGGCATCGAGGACGTCGCCGACATCATCGCCGATCTGGAACAGTCGCTGGCGAAAGTCTAA
- a CDS encoding CoA-binding protein, which yields MNHDRYDDGYVAEILKTVKTVAVLGASPNPVRPSYGVIGFLLSKGYHVIPVNPGQAGKKIQGQTVYAALSEVPEAVDMIDVFRSPEFMDEIMDDVLTLSTKPKVVWTQLGVRDDEAAARAEAAGIKVVQDRCPAIEYPRLLGHH from the coding sequence ATGAATCACGATCGATATGACGACGGTTATGTTGCAGAGATCCTGAAGACGGTGAAAACCGTGGCCGTGCTGGGTGCTTCACCCAACCCGGTCAGGCCCAGCTACGGGGTCATCGGCTTCCTGTTGTCCAAAGGCTATCATGTGATCCCGGTCAATCCGGGCCAGGCGGGCAAGAAGATCCAGGGCCAGACGGTTTACGCCGCGCTGAGCGAAGTGCCTGAGGCGGTGGATATGATCGATGTCTTCCGGTCGCCGGAATTCATGGACGAGATCATGGACGACGTGCTGACCTTGTCCACCAAGCCGAAGGTGGTCTGGACCCAGCTCGGCGTGCGGGACGATGAAGCGGCAGCCCGTGCAGAGGCGGCCGGCATCAAGGTCGTGCAGGACCGGTGCCCGGCGATCGAATATCCCAGGCTGCTCGGTCATCACTGA
- the rplM gene encoding 50S ribosomal protein L13: MSTFVQKPAEVEKKWVLIDAEGLVVGRLATIIATRLRGKHKATYTPHVDDGDNVIVINADKVVFTGKKYTDKKYYWHTGYPGGIKERTARAIIEGRFPERVLEKAVERMIPRGPLGRRQMKNLRVYAGSNHPHEAQQPVSLDVAKLSNKNTRSA, from the coding sequence ATGTCTACCTTCGTACAGAAGCCCGCCGAGGTGGAGAAGAAGTGGGTGCTGATCGACGCCGAAGGTCTCGTCGTCGGCCGTCTCGCCACCATCATCGCAACCCGCCTGCGCGGCAAGCACAAGGCCACCTACACGCCCCACGTCGACGACGGCGACAATGTCATCGTCATCAATGCCGACAAGGTCGTGTTCACCGGCAAGAAGTACACCGACAAGAAGTACTACTGGCACACCGGTTACCCGGGCGGCATCAAGGAACGTACGGCACGCGCCATCATCGAAGGCCGCTTTCCGGAGCGCGTTCTCGAAAAGGCCGTTGAGCGCATGATCCCGCGCGGCCCGCTCGGCCGTCGCCAGATGAAGAACCTTCGCGTTTACGCCGGTTCCAACCATCCGCACGAAGCCCAGCAGCCGGTCTCGCTCGACGTCGCCAAGCTCAGCAACAAGAACACAAGGAGCGCCTGA
- the rpsI gene encoding 30S ribosomal protein S9, translating into MADLSSLKDLGTVAQASAPVRERKVDAQGRSYATGKRKNAVARVWVKAGSGKIIVNGKDYSAYFARPVLQMILQQPIVAAARAGQFDVIATVAGGGLSGQAGAVRHGISKAMTYFEPGLRSVLKKGGFLTRDSRVVERKKYGKAKARRSFQFSKR; encoded by the coding sequence ATGGCTGACCTTTCCTCTCTCAAGGACCTCGGCACGGTCGCCCAGGCTTCCGCTCCGGTTCGCGAGCGCAAGGTTGACGCACAGGGCCGCTCCTACGCAACCGGCAAGCGCAAGAACGCCGTTGCCCGCGTATGGGTCAAGGCCGGTTCCGGCAAGATCATCGTCAACGGCAAGGACTATTCGGCATACTTCGCCCGTCCGGTCCTGCAGATGATCCTGCAGCAGCCGATCGTTGCTGCCGCACGCGCCGGCCAGTTCGACGTGATTGCCACGGTTGCCGGCGGCGGTCTCTCCGGCCAGGCTGGTGCCGTTCGTCACGGCATCTCCAAGGCCATGACCTACTTCGAGCCGGGCCTGCGCTCGGTTCTGAAGAAGGGTGGCTTCCTGACCCGCGACAGCCGCGTTGTCGAGCGTAAGAAGTACGGCAAGGCCAAGGCCCGCCGTTCGTTCCAGTTCTCCAAGCGTTAA
- a CDS encoding IS5 family transposase (programmed frameshift), with the protein MARGDLTDMEWRIIEGLLPTERGRKSRPSHDNRRYLNGMLHVLRVGCPWRDMHERYGKWNSVYVRFRRWAEQGVWDALLETLVELGLTDDWQHMIDSTTVRGHSQAAGAKGGTYQEAFGRSRGGFTTKIHARADGQGRPLGFILTGGEVSDYNAVPDLLAIPVGKPRLFLADKGYDGDFLREELLIHGIRPVIPPKANRKNPPACDFRAYKDRNRIERMFNRLKQFRRIATRYDKTRKSFAAFLALAAAKIWLPYFVNRT; encoded by the exons TTGGCTCGTGGCGACCTGACGGATATGGAGTGGCGGATCATTGAGGGTCTGTTACCCACCGAACGTGGTAGGAAATCCCGGCCCTCGCACGATAATCGACGATACCTGAACGGTATGCTGCATGTTCTTCGGGTCGGCTGCCCCTGGCGCGATATGCATGAGCGCTACGGAAAGTGGAACTCGGTCTATGTACGCTTTCGCCGTTGGGCCGAACAGGGCGTGTGGGACGCTCTTCTTGAGACCTTGGTCGAACTTGGGCTAACGGATGACTGGCAGCACATGATCGACAGCACCACGGTTCGCGGCCATTCGCAGGCTGCGGGCGCTAAAG GGGGGACTTATCAGGAGGCTTTTGGTCGATCACGCGGCGGCTTTACGACGAAAATCCACGCCCGAGCAGACGGTCAGGGACGCCCTCTTGGCTTCATCCTGACGGGCGGAGAGGTTTCGGACTACAACGCCGTTCCGGACCTGCTGGCGATACCGGTCGGCAAACCGAGGCTGTTCCTTGCCGATAAAGGCTATGACGGCGATTTCCTGCGTGAAGAACTCCTGATCCACGGGATCAGGCCCGTCATTCCGCCGAAGGCCAACCGGAAGAACCCGCCTGCCTGCGACTTCCGGGCATACAAGGATCGAAACCGCATAGAGCGGATGTTCAACCGCCTCAAGCAGTTCCGTCGCATCGCGACCCGATACGACAAGACCCGAAAATCCTTCGCAGCATTCCTTGCCCTGGCCGCCGCAAAGATATGGCTGCCATACTTTGTCAACAGAACCTAG
- a CDS encoding GTP pyrophosphokinase: MSDFQDFYRSREALLQRTCNAATGLISSLLEAKEIEYLSVSGRVKSLTSCLEKIVRKQYKKPSESITDLVGIRVIVYFEHQLSEVEEIIRTNCSVDENNSSSKDADLGDDRIGYRSTHLVCTFDRSRSSLIEYRNVSGQRFEIQIRTVLQHAWAELAHDRAYKLSGGLPKKIQREVNLYAGMLEIADSSFSKIVKEIDLYKKDIEFRNIDDKQINVLTVNRLIEDISNANNLKFRDKRYCDDVIIGELANFGFENIGSLRKAIDSEFIEATKRYQTDNTDAGFLRDLMMWIDPNKYFSKCWKGSWNGVDGNTQEMIEIKHPNFALILEEFAIDIDDDFGAPNEDD, from the coding sequence ATGTCAGATTTTCAGGATTTCTACCGCTCTCGGGAGGCGCTGCTACAACGAACATGCAACGCAGCAACAGGATTGATTTCAAGCCTGCTCGAGGCAAAGGAGATTGAATACCTTTCCGTGTCGGGCAGAGTAAAGTCGCTTACATCATGCCTGGAAAAGATTGTCAGAAAACAGTACAAAAAGCCAAGCGAATCCATTACCGATCTAGTTGGGATTCGCGTAATAGTTTATTTTGAACATCAATTAAGCGAAGTAGAAGAAATAATACGCACCAATTGTTCAGTAGACGAAAACAATTCTTCGTCAAAAGATGCTGATTTGGGCGATGACAGAATTGGGTATAGATCAACGCATTTGGTATGCACCTTTGATCGCAGTAGATCCTCGCTCATTGAATACCGCAATGTGTCAGGACAGCGCTTTGAAATCCAAATTCGAACTGTTCTACAACACGCATGGGCGGAGCTCGCGCATGACCGGGCATACAAACTTTCAGGCGGCCTACCGAAGAAGATTCAGCGAGAAGTCAATCTGTACGCGGGAATGCTGGAAATAGCAGATTCTTCATTCAGTAAGATTGTCAAAGAGATTGATTTATACAAGAAAGACATCGAGTTCAGAAATATAGACGATAAACAGATAAATGTTTTAACTGTAAATCGCCTGATCGAGGACATATCAAATGCGAATAACCTCAAATTTAGAGATAAACGTTACTGCGACGATGTTATTATCGGAGAGCTAGCGAATTTTGGCTTTGAGAACATAGGCTCACTGCGTAAGGCAATCGATAGTGAATTTATTGAGGCCACCAAACGATATCAAACAGACAATACAGACGCCGGCTTTCTACGGGATCTAATGATGTGGATCGATCCGAACAAATACTTTTCAAAATGCTGGAAAGGCAGCTGGAATGGAGTAGATGGCAACACTCAGGAAATGATTGAGATAAAGCATCCAAACTTTGCATTAATACTTGAAGAGTTTGCTATCGATATAGATGATGATTTTGGTGCTCCTAACGAAGACGATTAG
- the speB gene encoding agmatinase, with amino-acid sequence MKSIDHAFTAKQLRSAATDPTYAGALSFMRRPYSKSLVDVDAVVLGIPFDAAVSNRPGARFGPQAIRRASAIFDNDPQYPFARDLFEQMAVVDYGDVLLDYGNHQETPARIEEQAAAILASGAYLLGLGGDHFVTWPLLKAHAAKHGPLALVHFDAHQDTWDDDGQRIDHGSFVGRAVREGVIDAAHSIQIGIRSEAPQDFGIRILHGYEVEDMSAQTIAEAILAHVGERPCYLTFDIDCLDPAFAPGTGTPVAGGPSSAKILSVLRKLGPLDIRGSDVVEVAPAYDHADITAIAGATVAMYMLGLRAERLSERLAASR; translated from the coding sequence ATGAAATCCATCGACCATGCCTTTACCGCAAAACAGCTGCGCAGTGCGGCCACAGACCCGACCTATGCCGGGGCGCTCTCCTTCATGCGCCGCCCCTATTCGAAATCGCTGGTGGATGTCGATGCCGTGGTGCTCGGCATCCCCTTCGACGCGGCCGTTTCCAACCGGCCGGGCGCGCGTTTCGGGCCGCAGGCGATCCGGCGGGCGTCCGCCATCTTCGATAATGATCCGCAATACCCGTTCGCCCGCGACCTCTTCGAACAGATGGCGGTGGTCGATTATGGCGACGTGCTGCTGGACTACGGCAACCACCAGGAGACGCCGGCACGGATCGAGGAACAGGCGGCGGCGATTCTGGCCTCCGGCGCCTATCTTCTCGGTCTCGGCGGCGATCATTTCGTCACCTGGCCGCTGCTGAAAGCCCATGCGGCCAAACACGGCCCGCTGGCGCTCGTCCATTTCGACGCGCATCAGGACACCTGGGACGACGACGGACAGCGCATCGACCACGGTTCCTTCGTTGGCCGGGCGGTGCGCGAAGGTGTCATCGACGCTGCCCATTCGATCCAGATCGGCATCCGCTCTGAGGCGCCGCAGGATTTCGGCATCCGCATTCTGCATGGCTACGAGGTGGAGGACATGAGTGCGCAGACGATTGCCGAGGCGATCCTTGCTCATGTCGGGGAGCGCCCCTGCTACCTCACCTTCGATATCGACTGCCTGGACCCGGCCTTTGCGCCCGGCACCGGAACACCGGTCGCCGGTGGCCCGTCGTCGGCCAAGATCCTCTCCGTGCTGCGCAAGCTCGGGCCGCTCGATATTCGCGGTTCGGACGTGGTGGAGGTGGCGCCCGCCTATGATCATGCCGATATCACCGCCATTGCCGGTGCGACGGTCGCGATGTATATGCTGGGCCTTCGGGCAGAACGGCTTTCCGAGCGACTGGCGGCTTCCCGTTAA
- the argC gene encoding N-acetyl-gamma-glutamyl-phosphate reductase yields the protein MSAKIFIDGEHGTTGLQIRTRMAGRRDVELLSIPEAERRNAAMREDLLNSADIAILCLPDDASREAVSMLSGNNKVRIIDTSTAYRVADDWAYGFAEMDSAQREKIRSARCVANPGCYPTGAIALLRPLRAAGLLPDGYPVSVNAVSGYTGGGKQMIAQMEDASRDDAITANNFLYGLTLKHKHVPEMKIHGLLDRAPLFSPSVGRFAQGMIVQVPLFLEDLKDGTTLEGVHAALVAHYAGQDIVRVVPLEESAKLSRIDAEELVGQDTMKLFVFGSAGGAHVNLVAVLDNLGKGASGAAVQNMDLMLSA from the coding sequence ATGAGCGCGAAGATCTTCATTGATGGCGAACACGGCACCACGGGGCTGCAGATCCGCACCCGCATGGCCGGCCGCCGCGATGTCGAGCTCCTGTCGATCCCGGAAGCGGAACGCCGCAATGCCGCGATGCGCGAAGACCTGTTGAACAGCGCCGACATCGCGATCCTCTGCCTGCCCGACGACGCCTCACGCGAGGCCGTCTCGATGCTGTCGGGCAACAACAAGGTGCGGATCATCGACACGTCCACCGCCTATCGGGTGGCGGACGACTGGGCCTATGGTTTTGCCGAAATGGACAGCGCGCAGAGGGAGAAGATCCGCTCCGCACGCTGCGTCGCCAATCCGGGCTGCTATCCGACGGGCGCCATCGCGCTTCTGCGGCCGCTGCGGGCTGCCGGCCTGCTGCCGGACGGGTATCCGGTCTCCGTCAATGCGGTCTCCGGCTATACCGGCGGCGGCAAACAGATGATCGCGCAGATGGAAGACGCAAGCCGCGACGACGCGATCACCGCCAATAATTTCCTCTACGGACTGACGCTGAAGCACAAGCATGTGCCGGAGATGAAGATCCACGGCCTGCTGGACCGTGCGCCGCTCTTCTCGCCCTCCGTCGGTCGTTTTGCCCAGGGCATGATCGTGCAGGTGCCGCTGTTCCTCGAGGATCTGAAGGACGGCACAACACTGGAAGGTGTGCACGCCGCCCTCGTCGCCCATTATGCCGGCCAGGACATCGTCCGTGTCGTGCCGCTCGAGGAAAGCGCCAAGCTTTCCCGCATCGATGCGGAGGAACTGGTGGGCCAGGACACGATGAAGCTCTTCGTCTTCGGCTCGGCCGGCGGCGCGCATGTCAACCTCGTCGCCGTGCTCGACAATCTCGGCAAGGGTGCCTCTGGGGCTGCCGTCCAGAACATGGACCTGATGCTGTCGGCCTGA